The genomic window TATGTACGCTCAGATGGAGTTAATTTTTACTCTGAAGAGGGGCAATATGATCAAAAAAACGGCTTAATCAAAACCGATAGAGCCTTTAAGATTACGAAAGAGGGGAACTCAATTTCGGGAATCCATCTTGATTATAATCTCAATCTTGATACGGTTTCGGCAGACCGAATTCAAGGTGTCTATCAATTAAAATAAGGGATAAACTATGTATAAACGACTAATATTTTTTTTACTATTTTCGGCTTTATCGATGAGTGCTAATGAACTTAAAGTTCTCTCCGATAACTTTAAAGGGGATCAGCCAAAAGGGTTATCGGTTTTTACCGGTAATGTTAAAGTTACAAAAGGGTTGGATGAATTAAATGCATCGAAAGTGACCATTTACACCGATGCCTCTCGTAAACCAACTAAATACATTGCTGAGGGTGATGTCTCATTTTATATCGTTACGGAAAATAATGAAAAATATCGTGGTAAATCACAACGGGCAGTCTATCTACCCAATGAGAGTGAATATCAGTTTTATACTAAAGTTGATTTGATTCGAATAGATGATTATCGTCGTGTAAAAGGGGACAAAGTAGTAGTAAACGAAGTTCATGGCTTTGCAAATGCCGACAGTGTTGATGGTGAACCGGTGTTGATGATTTTTACGATGCAAGATAAAAATGCAACCAAAAAAGGTTCATCAAAATGATAGAGATTATTGAATCAGCTTTTCTCACCTCTGCTCCCACCATCCGTTTAGCTCCTGAAAATGAGTTTCAAAACGAAGTTGCGTTTATGGCACGCTCAAATACAGGTAAAAGCTCTCTTCTTAATACTTTGACGCAACGTAAATCATTGGCTAAAGTATCGGCGACACCGGGTAAAACACGTTTGATTAACTATTTTGATGCTGTTTTTATGGATCGTGATAGCGGTGAGAAAATCAGTGCAATATTGGTCGATTTACCGGGATTTGGATACGCAAAAGTTGCCAAAAGTTTAAAAACCGATTGGGAGAGTAATCTCACTAATTTTATTGCCGAGCGAAAACAAATACGAGTGTTTGTCCATTTGATCGATTGTCGTCATCCCGATTTAGAGATAGATGCATCGGTAGCAGAGTATTTACGAGATATTTGTTCAGAAGATCAACATATACTCCAAGTCTATACGAAAATTGACAAACTTAATCAAAAAGAGCTCAATGAGCTTAAAAAACGGTTTCCGAATGCATTGATGGTTTCTAATTCGAAACGTCGCGGAGTTGATAAAATTGTCTCTGTTTTATACAAAATGTTAAAGGGGAATGAAGAGTGAGTGAAATATTCTTTAAAAAACCTACACTTCACGATATCCCATCGATGCAGGCATTGGTAGCACCGCAGATAGAGAATGGGGTGATATTAGCCCGTAGTGATGATGAGATAGCCACTAATATTCGATCTTATACTTTGGCGATGGATGGTGAAAAATTGATTGGTTTTTGTGCCCTTCATATCCATTCTCCTAATCTTGCCGAAATACGTTCTATGATTATTGATGAAACATACCGAGGAAAGAAGATTGGGAGTACTTTAGTTGATACAGTGTGTCAAGAAGGTAAAAAATTAGGATTACATGAAGTTTTAGCGCTGACATACCAACAACTTTTTTTTGAACGTTTAGGGTTTATTGAAATCCCTAAAGAGTCTATTCCCGAACATAAGATTTGGGCTGATTGTATAAAATGCAAACATTTTCCTATATGCAACGAAGTATCACTTATCAAAACACTCTAAGCACACTCTTTTGGATTGTTGCTTTTAGTTTTTATAGTGCTCTTAGTAGTATTCATCTTTTTTTGCCCCCTATGCTGGCGGTTGTTGGATTTTTATTCTACCTTGCATTGAGTAGGCACGATCTTTTTTCGTTAATTGCGTATTCGATTATGTTGTTAATGATTGAAGCTGAAAAAGGGTTTTGGTTTGGGAGTTCCATCGTTTTTTTTACCCTTATAAGTTATTATTTACTCCCAAAATTAGAACAAAATATGCGATGTACTGTATGTATTAAAGCACTGTTTGTCCTCGCAAGCTATCTTCTATTTTGGATATTTCTTACTATGGCGAACGGTATTTTACTCTTACCACAACCCTCATTAGATTGGCACGTCCTTTTTTATATGGGGATTGAATTTTCTGTGATTGCGATATTCGGATGAAAATAAAACTTTTACTTGGATTTTTTATACTTGCATGGATAGCATTGATTGTCCGTGTATTTGATTTATCGGTAAGATCCAATGAACACTATGAAACCTTATCGCAAAACAACAGTATCAAGACAGAACTTTCTCCCCCTGTGCGCGGTGAGATTTTGGATCGACGACTGGAACCGATTGCCATTAATGAACTTGGTTTTAAAATATCTCTGGCTCCTCATTTAACCAAAGGGGATGATATCCATCTTTTGGAACAAGAAGTTAACTATCTTCTTAGTATGATTCCAACACTTGATGGGAAAAAAATTATTAAAATTTATCGTGCAGAAGATTCGTATTACAACCATAGTTTTATTGATGTCGTCGATTTTGTCCCTCATGAGACAATGATCCCTCTTTATGCATTGATGAATCTACGTGAAACAATTAAAATTTCCCCTTCTACAAAACGTCTCTATCCACACGGATATATGGGGTCACATATTATCGGTTATGTTGCCAAAGCGAATCAAAAAGAGGTTGAAAATAATCCCTTATTACAACTTTTAGGGCATGTCGGGAAAAGCGGGATCGAAAAATATTATAATAATTATCTCCAAGGTGAAGCCGGGGAGCGACGTATAAAAGTAAATGCCCATAATGTCGAAATCGAAGAGATAGGGCGCAGTGCGACCCAAGAGAACCGTAATCTAGTGCTCAACTTGGATATGCGGTTGCAAGAGTACATTACCGCAGCTTTTGTAGGCAAAGTGGGAGCGATTGTTGTTATGGATACCAATGGGGCGATTTATGCTGCCGGAAGTTATCCTGAATATGATCTTAATGGCTTTGTAGAGGGGGTTAGCTCGGATCAGTGGAATTATCTAATCAACAGTGTGTATGCTCCTTTTACCAATAAAATCGTCAATGGTCTTTATCCTCCGGGCTCTACCGTTAAAATAGGGATGGGACTTGTCTATATTGGTTCTGGTAAAATGGATGAATCGACGGTTATTCAAAGCACCGGTTCGATGAAGCTCGGAGGTCGAACATTTCGGGATTGGAAAAAAACAGGACATGGACCTACCTCTATCGTCAAAGCAATAAAAGAGAGTTGCGACGATTATTTTTACGAGGGGAGTTTGAGAGTAGGGATTGATACGATGAGTCGTGGCATAACACGTATGGGATTGGGGACAAAAACATCGATTGACTTACCTAATGAATTTGTTGGAACCGTTCCGAGTCGTGAATGGAAACGTAAACGGTTTAAACAACCATGGTTTCATGGTGATACACTCAATTCCTCAATCGGCCAAGGAGATTTTCTTGCTTCTCCGATTCAAATAGCAGATTTAACAGCACTCATCGCTACGGGTAAACTCCCTGTTCCCCATATTGCTAAAACTATCGGTGATAAAGAGTTCACACCCAAACCGCGTGATGTTTTGACACCGCTGGAAAAACAAAAACTCCCCTTTATACAACAGGGAATGATCGCTGTGTGTAATGAGAAAGGGGGAACGGCAACAGGGCATATTACCTCACGTTTTCCGATAGCAGGTAAAACAGGAACGGCACAAACAACAGGGATTTCTCAAAATGTTAAAAACCGTCTGGATGAAAAAAGTATGGCGTATCTGCAACGCTCTCATGCGTGGTTTACCACATACGGTCCAGTAGAGAACCCTCAGTTTGTTGTGACGGTATTGGTTGAACACGGAGGTCATGGAGGAGAAGTAGCAGGAGAAATGGTATCGGGAATTTACAATAAGCTTTTAGAATTGGGTTACATTAAACTGGGTCAACCTAAACGCTCTACCCTTGACTCCTCAGTATCAGACTCAACGGCAAATTAAACTCTCGAACGAGTTCTTCTTCTCTGTGGCGCATTTCACCGTTATCAACTTCATGATCCATCCCCAAGAGATGAAGCATCCCATGGATAAAGAGGAGAGAGAGTTCATCATTCGCACTATGACCTAACTCATGAGCGACACTTTCAACTTTATCACAACTGATGATAATACTCCCCAGTGGTGCACCTGGAAATGGATCACTTGGGAAACTAAGGACATCGGTGCTTTTGTCAAATCCGCGAAATTCACGGTTGATTTCTCGCATTTCAATATCATCGGTGATGATGAGTTCGATTTCTTGGTGACTCAGGGCAGTAGCAATGGTTTCTAAATTGTGAAAGTTATATTCTTTATCGGTTCGGTTATCGAGTTCTATCATAATGACATTGTAGCATAAGCTCTGAATATTTGTAAAAGTGCCAAAAATAGGGCTTTATATTAACCTAAAATAGGCAAAAAATCGGTCACTGACAAACTGAGAACGTATAAATTATGTGACACATCATAAAAAATGAGAAATCCAATATCTGACACTATTTTTCACTTTAGACTTTAGTAATACATAATGATATAGTTTAAGTTATTTAACTACATCTTTGTAAAATTTTTGTTTATATTTCCTTAGTCATTATAATTAAGACAAATTTTGGTACAGTTCAAAGTGTCACAAAATTAGGTATTAAATAAAAAATTAATGTTAGGAAAAAAATTGAAACCAAAAATTTTTATAGGTTCATCAGTTGAAGGATTAAGTGCCGCATATGCAATTCAACAAAATTTAGCTCACGATGCTGAATCTACAGTCTGGGATCAAGGCTTTTTTGAATTGTCAAAAACTACTATAGAATCATTGGATAAAGCATTGGAAACAATGGATTTCGGAATCTTTGTATTTAGTGGTGACGACATTACAATAATGCGAGGGAAAGAATCTTCAGCAGTAAGAGATAATGTACTTTTTGAATTTGGTTTATTTATTGGAAAGCTCGGAAGAGAAAGAGTTTTTTTTGTTATACCGGATGGCGATTCAATTCATATGCCAACTGACTTATTAGGGATTACACCTGGAAGATATAATCCCAATAGGCAAGATAAAAGTTTACAAGCTGCTACTGGTTCAGTATGCAACAGTATTAGAATCCAAATAAAGAAGATGGGTTTGCTTAGAGATATTGAAGAATTTGGAGATACTAGTGAATCTAGTAATCATATAGAAACTTCTGAAAAAGTATGGACTGAAGATTTTTCTAATAAAGACTTTTTAGGAGCTAAAGAAAAACTTGAAAAACAAATATTAACAGACGAAGGCGATGAACGTCTTAAAGATGAAGTATGGATGTCTTATATAAATTTTAAAATAAATGAAAAGCAAGGTCTATTGGAATTGTTTGAACTATATGAAAAACAAAGTAATAATATCGAAGTAGTTAGTAGAATTATGAAAGTGCTTGAATGGGAAAACTATATCGACAAAGCGATTGAGTTTGGGAAAACTTCATTGGCAAAAGTTGAAAATAAAAGTGCAATATTAATCAATCTTGCAAATTGTTACAAAAAGAATGGAGATGTGCATGAAGCACAAGAACTTTTAAATGGATATGATCCTAGTAATAACCCTGATATTGCTATAGCTCTTGCAGAAATGAAAGAAAATAAAGGTGAAGCATTATTAATATTACATGCAACATATCAAAATTTTCCAAACAATGAAAAATTAGTTTATAAGTTCGCAAGACTACTCCATGATGAAGGTCATAATAAAGAAGCTCTATATTTATATAATCTTTTAACAGATAAAAATATTGATAACATTGCCTATTGGGGATATCTAGGCAATACATGTGTTAATTTAAAATTAAATGATAACGCCATGAATGCATACAAAAAGGCAGATGAATTATCTATCGGTAGTGAAGCATGGATTGTAGCTAATATTGGAAACTTACTTAGTGCTAAAGGCTTCTATACAGAAGGAATTAAATCGTTTAAAAAAAGTTTAGAACTTGGTGATGAGTCAGAATATTCTCATGATAGATTAGCTTCTACAATAAAAAATAGAGAAGAAGAAAATAAGAAATTTCAAAATGAATGTGAAGAAGGTCGCAAGTTATTAAGACATTTTAACGTAACAACAGAAATTCCATTTTAATAAAATCTTGAAGATAGGAATACGAGGAGCGGGTGATACCTATAACTCATCGAAAGTGGGACTTGGATCTCGCATTTTGGCGAGGCTAAAGCCTCACTTCCAAACAAGTAAATAGTTGAAATGTGGACTGGTTGAATTAAATGAGGGGAAAGCACGACTCTTTTTAGGTATTCTCTTGACCAAGACGGTACGAGAAGGGTTCTATTATCATTTTTCTTTTATTCAAAGATATAACGAGTGTTGCTATACTTTCACAATTAAAACTTTTTGACGCAAAACGTTTGGAACGAAAAGTCGGGAAAATAAACAATAGCATAATCACGCACTAAAAAAGAAAAAGTAGTAAATATGAAAACAAAAAAAGCACTGTGTATTATGAGCGGCGGGATGGATTCGACCCTCGTCACCTACATCATGCGTTCACGCGGTTATGAAATCGTCGCATTGCATTTTAACTATGGTCAGCGTACCGTTACAAAAGAACTCTCTTGCTTCCGTCAAATATGTGAGGATTTAGGGGTGAGTGAAAAATATGAGATTGATCTCGATTTTTTTAAAGCTATCGGTGCCTCAGCGTTGACCGATCATAGTATCGATGTACCGACTGGCGGAATAGAAGCGGGTGTCCCTATCACGTATGTACCGTTTCGAAACGGAATCTTTCTCTCTATCGCTACCGCTATCGCAGAGAAAGAGGGGTGTTCAGCCATCGCTATCGGTGTGGTCGAAGAGGATAGTAGCGGTTATCCCGATTGTCGTGAGGCATTTATCGAGACATTTCAAAATGCGGCAAATCTAGGAACTAAAGAGACGACGAATATTACAATAGAGATGCCACTCGTCCATTTGCAAAAATCTCAAATCGTCGAGGAGTCACTTCGATTAGACGTTCCATTGCATTTGACGTGGAGTTGTTACCAAAGTGAAGATGCAGCGTGCGGTGTGTGTGATAGCTGTCGATTGCGTCTACGTGGCTTTGAACGTGCCGGAGAGAGGGATCCTATTCCCTATATGGAATAATGTATATGAAAATAAATTCTGCTTCGACAGAAGCAAGCTTTAGTGCCATAGCGGCTAGCGTAACCTTCGGGGCTTTGCTCCGTAGGTGTTCAAATTAAAAAATAATATGTTTGACGCATCAAATTCACCGATAACGATCCATTATCGTCCTCGAAATCGTAATACCTATATTACCATTACCCACAACGGTGAAGTATGTGTTCGTACACCGTTTAAAGAGCTTTCGCGTGTGAGAAGAGTGTTGAGAGAAAAAGAGAGTTGGATTAACACTAAACTCCATGAGATAACAAAGCGGGTCTCCTATCAACATACCGTGGGTGAAACTATCCTTTTTCGAGGGGAAGTAGTAGAATTAGAAAGATTTGAATTTTTGAAAAAAAAGGTCGAAAAAGATCAAAATAGTGTTAATATTGAAAAATATTACCATCAATTTTATAAAAATGAAGCACTTTTAACTCTCCCCTCCCGTATCAATCATTACAGTAAAAAGATAGGATTAGTACCCAGTGAAATACGGTATAAAAAAATGCGTAGACGGTGGGGAAGCTGTAGTAGTAGCGGTATAGTTACTTTTAATACGATGATGATGAAGCTCTCGTATGAACATATCGATTATATTATCGTCCATGAACTTGCCCATCTCAAACACATGAACCATTCCAAAGAGTTTCATGGATTGGTGCGAACGATTTTAACCGATGAAAAAAAATTACGTTCCGAACTAAAAGCGATGCGAATAGATTAAAACTCAAAATCCAGTTGTGTCATCATGGAGCGTGCAGGGTGGAGAATCGATTTATCTGCTCCGGCAACCAGTGCAAAATGGAACGAGTTGGTTTGGAGTAGGGCTAATATCTCTTCGGGATAGCCGTAAAAGAGGATGTTCTCAATGCCGATAGTGAGATGAGATTTCATTGTTTCAGGCAAAATATAGAGGATTTTTGACCATGAAGCTTGGAGGCGTAAAAAATCGATTTGCTCGTCGATAAGCTCCAATAACGGCTCAAAAATAACGACTCGATCACTCGTCCCGAACTCTTTGATCTCTAAACGACGGTTGGTAAAGACGGGGATAAAATGCCCCATTTTACTAAAGCTTTTGAACTGAAACGGGATACGTAAAAAGGTAAAAAAGAAGAGAAGGTGCTCTAAATAGGGGATAAAGAACGGTGAAAGCATTTGACGCTCATAAAAGGTGTCGTTGTGGATAAAAGAGGTCTCAAAAAGGGTTTGTTCGATGATGGTGATGGTGGTTGCTTGGGCACGGATGAGTTGATTTGTCTCTATAAATATTTCCGAATCAGTGAGGGCGGGAGAGTAGAGGACAATCGATTTTTTCTCTAATGGCCACAGTTTTTCCCATACTTCCGCCATACTCCCCTCAACGGCACAAAAATTTGGTGGAGTAGAGACAGAATGGGCGAGGTGGAGGGTGATAGGATCACACGCATAGACGAGTAAGTCTTTTTCTAGTAGGTAAAAGCGCAATAGCCGTTTAAGTGCATCATCGATAGAGCTTACTTGTACCCATGCAACTTCGGGATCACCCATCTGAGTGGGTTTGTCAAAGAGGATACCGTATGCTCCGTTAGCGAGAGCTTCGGGAATATCGCTAGGGTTATAGGCGACAAAAAGAGATCCTCGTTTTACTTTTGAAACCTCAAAGGCAACGGTTTCAAAAAGACTAATATTGGGTTCACTATGAAGCGTCCCTTTACTCAGTGCGAGGATATTTTCGAGTCTCATCCAATAGAGCTTCCAGTTGCTCTTGGTTTTTCGGGACGGATGAGGCAGAGTCCTTCACTGTCTTTGGCAGCGAGTAACATCCCCTCGGAGAGAAGCCCCATCAGTTTAGCGGGTTTGAGGTTAGCGACAACACACACTTGTGTTCCAACCAAAGATTGCGGGGTGTAATATTCCCGAATCCCTGCGACGATTTGGCGATGATGCTCTTCACCCAAATCGACTTGTAGCTTGAGGAGTTTGGAACTTTTTGGAACCTCTTCGGCTGCAACAACAAACCCGATTTTAAGTGACGTTTGGAAAAATTGGTCGATAGTGATAAGCCCTTCGTCATTTACGGTTGTCTCTTTTTTATCTTCCATTTTTGGTGCAACGACCACAGGTTTTTCCTCCATCATCGCTTTGGGTGCTTCATCCATCAACGGTTCATCAACACGAGGGAATAGAGGAGGAATTTTTTTGATTGTAAAGGCTTTGAGAAGCTCTTTATTGAGAATTAACGATGTGTAGCTTTGGGTATTGATTTCAAATCCAAGAGCATCGGCAACGGTAGCTGTTGTATGAGGCATGATAGAGTGGAGCATTACGACTGCTTTGGCAAGGAGATTCGCAACGAGAGCCACCGTAGCCAACGCTTCATCATTACGTCCCTCTTTGATTTTCACCCATGGTGCATGCTCTTCAATCGCTTTATTACCGATGCTAAATACTTTCCATAGCTCTTCGAGGTAACGATGGAGTTGAAGATCTTTCATGTACTCTTCGAGTGATTCGATGATAGCGTGTGCATCGTTGATCTCTTTGGTGTGGTATTTCAAGACGTCACTACTATCAATTTTAAAATCAGAGTATTTCTCGCTCATCCCGATGATACGATTGAGGAGATTTCCTAAATCATTAGAGAGATCGGAATTCATACGGTCGATGAGAGCACGTTGGGAAAAATCACCGTCTTGACCG from Sulfuricurvum sp. includes these protein-coding regions:
- a CDS encoding SprT family zinc-dependent metalloprotease produces the protein MFDASNSPITIHYRPRNRNTYITITHNGEVCVRTPFKELSRVRRVLREKESWINTKLHEITKRVSYQHTVGETILFRGEVVELERFEFLKKKVEKDQNSVNIEKYYHQFYKNEALLTLPSRINHYSKKIGLVPSEIRYKKMRRRWGSCSSSGIVTFNTMMMKLSYEHIDYIIVHELAHLKHMNHSKEFHGLVRTILTDEKKLRSELKAMRID
- the queC gene encoding 7-cyano-7-deazaguanine synthase QueC, yielding MKTKKALCIMSGGMDSTLVTYIMRSRGYEIVALHFNYGQRTVTKELSCFRQICEDLGVSEKYEIDLDFFKAIGASALTDHSIDVPTGGIEAGVPITYVPFRNGIFLSIATAIAEKEGCSAIAIGVVEEDSSGYPDCREAFIETFQNAANLGTKETTNITIEMPLVHLQKSQIVEESLRLDVPLHLTWSCYQSEDAACGVCDSCRLRLRGFERAGERDPIPYME
- the mrdA gene encoding penicillin-binding protein 2, whose protein sequence is MKIKLLLGFFILAWIALIVRVFDLSVRSNEHYETLSQNNSIKTELSPPVRGEILDRRLEPIAINELGFKISLAPHLTKGDDIHLLEQEVNYLLSMIPTLDGKKIIKIYRAEDSYYNHSFIDVVDFVPHETMIPLYALMNLRETIKISPSTKRLYPHGYMGSHIIGYVAKANQKEVENNPLLQLLGHVGKSGIEKYYNNYLQGEAGERRIKVNAHNVEIEEIGRSATQENRNLVLNLDMRLQEYITAAFVGKVGAIVVMDTNGAIYAAGSYPEYDLNGFVEGVSSDQWNYLINSVYAPFTNKIVNGLYPPGSTVKIGMGLVYIGSGKMDESTVIQSTGSMKLGGRTFRDWKKTGHGPTSIVKAIKESCDDYFYEGSLRVGIDTMSRGITRMGLGTKTSIDLPNEFVGTVPSREWKRKRFKQPWFHGDTLNSSIGQGDFLASPIQIADLTALIATGKLPVPHIAKTIGDKEFTPKPRDVLTPLEKQKLPFIQQGMIAVCNEKGGTATGHITSRFPIAGKTGTAQTTGISQNVKNRLDEKSMAYLQRSHAWFTTYGPVENPQFVVTVLVEHGGHGGEVAGEMVSGIYNKLLELGYIKLGQPKRSTLDSSVSDSTAN
- the lptA gene encoding lipopolysaccharide transport periplasmic protein LptA, translated to MYKRLIFFLLFSALSMSANELKVLSDNFKGDQPKGLSVFTGNVKVTKGLDELNASKVTIYTDASRKPTKYIAEGDVSFYIVTENNEKYRGKSQRAVYLPNESEYQFYTKVDLIRIDDYRRVKGDKVVVNEVHGFANADSVDGEPVLMIFTMQDKNATKKGSSK
- a CDS encoding N-acetyltransferase, with amino-acid sequence MQALVAPQIENGVILARSDDEIATNIRSYTLAMDGEKLIGFCALHIHSPNLAEIRSMIIDETYRGKKIGSTLVDTVCQEGKKLGLHEVLALTYQQLFFERLGFIEIPKESIPEHKIWADCIKCKHFPICNEVSLIKTL
- a CDS encoding TIR domain-containing protein: MLGKKLKPKIFIGSSVEGLSAAYAIQQNLAHDAESTVWDQGFFELSKTTIESLDKALETMDFGIFVFSGDDITIMRGKESSAVRDNVLFEFGLFIGKLGRERVFFVIPDGDSIHMPTDLLGITPGRYNPNRQDKSLQAATGSVCNSIRIQIKKMGLLRDIEEFGDTSESSNHIETSEKVWTEDFSNKDFLGAKEKLEKQILTDEGDERLKDEVWMSYINFKINEKQGLLELFELYEKQSNNIEVVSRIMKVLEWENYIDKAIEFGKTSLAKVENKSAILINLANCYKKNGDVHEAQELLNGYDPSNNPDIAIALAEMKENKGEALLILHATYQNFPNNEKLVYKFARLLHDEGHNKEALYLYNLLTDKNIDNIAYWGYLGNTCVNLKLNDNAMNAYKKADELSIGSEAWIVANIGNLLSAKGFYTEGIKSFKKSLELGDESEYSHDRLASTIKNREEENKKFQNECEEGRKLLRHFNVTTEIPF
- the ybeY gene encoding rRNA maturation RNase YbeY; amino-acid sequence: MIELDNRTDKEYNFHNLETIATALSHQEIELIITDDIEMREINREFRGFDKSTDVLSFPSDPFPGAPLGSIIISCDKVESVAHELGHSANDELSLLFIHGMLHLLGMDHEVDNGEMRHREEELVREFNLPLSLILRSQG
- the yihA gene encoding ribosome biogenesis GTP-binding protein YihA/YsxC, which encodes MIEIIESAFLTSAPTIRLAPENEFQNEVAFMARSNTGKSSLLNTLTQRKSLAKVSATPGKTRLINYFDAVFMDRDSGEKISAILVDLPGFGYAKVAKSLKTDWESNLTNFIAERKQIRVFVHLIDCRHPDLEIDASVAEYLRDICSEDQHILQVYTKIDKLNQKELNELKKRFPNALMVSNSKRRGVDKIVSVLYKMLKGNEE